The stretch of DNA AATTTAAATCGGGGCTTGAAGTTGAAGACAACTGAGGTTCACTTAGATAGCTTAGAACACCATTATATTGTTTCGACAAGTTTCattcaagtttttaaaatagatattagaATATTCACTTTTTATAGGATAATTTAAATCGGAGCGAAGAGGAGAATTGAAGTTTGAGTAAATTTGGAGAACAATTGCAGCTTAAAACTGTTCCGATGAACTTCGTACAATTTTGTAAACGATTATTAAAGTGTGTGTTAACGTTttgtaattgataatttaaactGAAGCTTGATATTAGAGATAATTCGATTAGACAGTTAAGAGAACCATTACATATAAAGCTATTTTGACAAACTCCACTCAATTTCGCAAGTGACTATtagaatattcatattttatatctgaTAATTGAAATCGGAACTTGAAGAGAACTGGAGTAGATAGTTTGGAGAACAATTACAGTGTAAAATTGTTCTGGCAAACTCCAACTGATGAAAACTGACAATGTTTTTGTATGTACAACCGCCAAGCAGCTTGATAATAACATAAAGAAATCACCCACAAAATCCATATTCTATATATCTTGATACGATATTTATGAACCTTTATTGTATCGCGAACATTCCGCACAACTCAGTATTcatttacacatatattctTCCACACATTTCATTGTGATTAAGTGAATTATGCAATAATAGATATCTACAAATGTTTATGTAGAATTGTCTGATTAGATGCTCGCGCCCACCTCGCTCTCTGCATCTTTCTCTCACTCAATCACTTGCTTGCCATTGCTTGCTCATTCGCACGAACGTCATAGTCAGACAGATCTACACTAATTCGATGAAGAAATGTATTTCCTTCGCTATAATTCGTATCAAAATGGCTATCGTACGGACTGTCCCGCACCTTTTCTATCAGTTCTTAAGATTATCAATAAGCTTTTAACATCTGTAAACTAATGTAACAACATATTACGGCGATCAATCTGAGCGACCAATCCGCCGACgctatacaaataaaaaaggataTTTTACTATTCTCTATgggtatatatttttcatcgaaaCTATTCTTTCACAATTGCGAGGATAAATTAGTTAActgttattgaaaattattctacatatttaaatgaaattataatctccaataagaattttttataatcccTAAGAACTTTGCACCAACATATAAATGAAATGTTCTACAACTTCCAATAACATACTTCATATCAAATGTTTtggtatatttattttttacagttgAAGTCTAAGTAAAGGAAGAATAATACTAAGTCCTTTGTTATACTGTAAGTGGAATGTATTTCCgactgaattatatataagttactGTCACGTAAAATATTCAGATATTCGAATTAAAGAAGTCGGCTATAAATATTgcatgtttattaatttaattacgatACTATATAATCATTATCGATTTACTgagaaatgtttgaaatatcttttgaaATCACTACCCAAGAACTTTCTTCGTATATTCATGTTGGTGTACATTTGCTACatttgtattacatttttttattttccttatttttgCCCATTTCCCTCTTGCTGTTATCGCGCTACTTAATTTGCTTATTCGTTCGAGCACATCACGAAAGATACCATGGCATAGCAatcgtttttttattctacgGTCAATCAAATGTGAAGTAATGAGGAAACATAAGAGGAAAAGTGGGAAAAGATAACGAAAATCacggaaaaaataattagaattataagAGCAACTCGCTCttaatgcaaaatacaaaaatctgacagtataatttttatttatttttttttctctttaatttgtaatattaaatgcaaaaattgttcGCATGTATATCAATCTTTCATACGTCACTCATGTGATTCAACCAAACAGAATATAACttaagttattaaataaattactttatgtTGACTCAACATTACTCAGTATTGACTCAACTTGTTGGCGATAAGAACCAGTTTAACCAGTCTTTTGCCTCTATATGAAATGTTTGCATATACTggtgataaaatttatatggaaTCACATGTGTATTCAGTTTATCCAGCCTCATCAATTAAATCATCAAACTCACTGGCATTTCTTAACAAGGAAGCAAGTCGCTCTTAATACAAACATACAATATCAAACATACATACATTCGAGGCATCCACTTTGCATCCACTTTGTACATATAGATATCTAATTGCCACGTATACCATTGTATACTCGGTTCACAGAACTTTGCTGCAGCAActtctttatttctaaaatatacaataaaacaatttataacacgcaataataaaatagagaaaatttcGTGCACTAATGTAGCGCACTTTGCCTTACCTTCTTTTTGTTCATTTGTAAAATCGGTATCGGGGAATGCGACATCAACAGTAATATGTAAAGTACCatggagattgttattattataattaggcATCCCTTCACCCTTTTTCCGAATACGGGCACCAGGTTTGGTAACTTTGTCCCTTTGAACAGTCACTTTGTGACCATCCAAATGCGTTATTTCCATCGTGAAGCCTATTAGAGCGTCTTGCATGGATATAGTAATGTTTGTGTACAAATCATCGCCTCTTCTTTCAAAAACGGGATGAGGTATAGTTCGTATCCTACAATAAACAGTTggtttgtaattatatatatagctatATTAAATCTCTATTTGACAAATTATAGATATAGAAAGATATATGCACTTACTTTAATATCAAATCGCCTGGTTCTCCGTCAAGATGCGGCTCTCCTTCAGCTGTAAATTTGGTTTCTTGACCATCTACCATTCCCGGTTCAACTTCTACCTCTAATACACGTTCCTCATTCACCAATTTCACATTTGGACATTCTGAGCAGACTTGTTGTTGCGTCATTTGGAATCTCCCATTTCCTAAATTGCGAGTAACTAATTCTTGCctacaattacattttcttgttCCTTTTGCCGCCTTCATAACCGGCTTATTTCTTGTAATCTGAAATATAGCAACAAAATGAggttgaaaagaaaaaagttatattatgttatattaattataataaaaaaatttacctcAATAAAATTGCCACTGTACAATTCTTCTaaagtaacaaataaatctatCACGACATTTGCACCTCTAGGCGTTTCATGGTGTTGATGAGATTCTCCACCAAAATGGAAACTAAAATCACCGAAGAAACTTGCGAAAGGATCCATATTATTGTTCATCATGCCATCCTTTTTTAAACACTCTTCTCCACATCTATCATACATTGCTCTTTTTTCAGGATCTGACAATACCTCATAAGCTGCCCCCAAGTCTTGAAACTTTTGGGAGGCATCTGGATCATCTTTATTCTTATCAGGATGCAATTCTTTTGCTAATTGTCTATAAGCCTTTTTTACTGCATGCGTACTTGCACTACGTGATAAacctaatatattataaaaatctcttctgcaaaaagaaaataataatatattataataagctctctattatttttgcacatcttcatataatgaaaaaaatcaagaaaaaattgCATCAGAGTGATGATGTGGACAatattatacaagatataCTAATCttcacaattaataaaattgaaaagataatttaaactCTTGTATATTTTCTGTCTTTATCTTTGactttaaaaaagttattaaataactCTCTATGATAtacgtaaaaatttacaagagTACAAGAGTAAGTTGAATAAAAGGTTATGCGGTTTAGTacttataaattgttttcaaaggattatcatataaaatattataaaaagacatttttctttcttaccCAGCTATTGTTAATACAACACATATcgttaaatttacaaataacacccaatttaattttaatcctgCCATCCTAGCAGACGTTACACACAACATCAAAGTACACCATCCAAGTCTTTAAAGCTTGAATCGTGGTAGCTTCTTATTGGTTCTGCGAGAAAgcgtaatttaatttctatatcgACGATGTGCTTATGGCGCTCccacaataaataacatttttattattaatattgatatggCAAAGGCTATTtagagaatatatataattccatAATGTATAATGTGCACAGAAAATTGATTAGTTACAATTAccgaatgtaaaaaatgtcatattctttattttggaTGCATGATTAATTCTTCTGTGAACACGCATTATGCATTTATGCAAGTCTGTCTGGATTGACCTTAAAGTGAGGTGGTCGgcttttctaatataataaatacatggTTCTCTTCTTTTAGGttaaatatctatatgtacaaaatttagCACGAAAACTGTAAGATTAGTTTATTAAGAATGACAtcgcttttaaaaaatattaatggacTTCAACTTTTTCACAAATGCTTGAAACAAAGGTATGCTACAGTCTAtcatcttataaaaaaattatttaaaaatttacactaTATCTGTGAATTATTTACGTttggtattttatttaacagtataattttatatacttataaaatgatatatggCCGCAAtacttgataaaaaagattaaataaataaaattacaaaatagatCAAAGAGAATCGTGAAGCTAATTGTTGAGTTCTATTTTGTAGATCTCAGCAATTAACTTCACAATTCTTTgatttctcaaatttatcacaattgtTATGAAaacttacaaaataatattatgaaacaataaatacAGAGTTGATTAAAATGTTCAACTAACTATGCTAGATGTTCAGAAAAAGATTTTAGTGTTTTGCACTTAATAAAAAGATGTAGAATGTaactataacaaaaatttatataaatctttaaaaactGATTCatgtttttgtaaatttttagtatcaatGTGACTTCTATTCCAAAGCGAGAAAAGTATATACCTAGTCTTAAAACTAGGTATCGTCTCCCACAGTGGCTTCCAAAACCACTACATGTTGTATGTATCtggtatatatttaaatatgaatggTATACCagtagtttataaaaaatatgtattaaataattaaattttttttatagcggcatGACGAACGTTTAACAGAAGATAATAAACAGTTTCTTGAAGAAGTAGTTCAAGATAAATATGGTCCACCTAATATTGGATTTGGAATGAGTCTTTCCCCTTTGAAAATAGATCCAATTGAACCAATAACAGAATGGAAACCAAATATGAAACGTACTGGtttaattgctaaaaaaatagGAATTTATCCATTATGgttgaaaaatggaaaaaaggtTACCTCAACATTACTTCaggtaaaaaaaatcaattctaaACTTTTATCTCCAATAAGGAATGTTCACTACTgttttcagtttaatatttttatataattctgtgtttcattttattttattcagatCGTTGATAATGaagtagtaaaatatataccaCCAGAGAAGTTTAATCCAGTAATAAGCTCCAAACCtgcaatacaaattaaaaacagattgGGATGTCTTGTAGTAGgtgcagaaaatataaatccaCAATTGGtatgtaatttaaagtttatgtatacatatatattaattccttGCGTTGAATTATGGCTTTTAAATATAGTACTGAGCTAAAAACGATAGGTTTCATATATGCAACTAATATCTCAAAATGTTTCTTGCACGAAATactattctaaaaaattttgagaacTAAAAAATAGAAGTATAACGTGTACTCTTTGAATGCCAAATTAAATAGTTTCATGCAATTGctagttaaatattaacgcAAGGAGTTAAACGCATTTttcatgtaaataaattagcaATCGTCTTATTATAGGTCACTAAAGAATATTATGGTATCTTTAACGACACTGGAGTTATGCCAAAACGTATACTAAGAAGATTTATGATATCTCCGGAAGCGGCATTACAACCAGGAACTCCATTGTTTGCTGCACATTTTAAAATAGGAGACGTCGTCGATATCCGTGCAAAGACGTAAATATACTTTACACTtgctattttatattgtgctactatacttttatataaaagaagaaatagaataatgatattaattgcACGTAATCTGCGTCAAAACTAAAATACGTGAATTCTATTAGGATAGACCGTGGCTTTCAAGGTGTTATGAAACGATGGGGCTTTAAAGGCATGCCTGCCAGTCATGGTGTAACCAAAACTCACAGAAGACCCGGAAATATCGGGTCAGGTGGCACAAAAGCCCGAGTCATGCCTGGCACCAAAATGCCAGGACACATGGGTAATAGGTGGCGTATTCTTAGAGGCGTTCGGGTAAGATTATctcaaaaagataaaaacctTTCCTATAGAAGTATATTCacgaaaatatgtaaaagacCAAAAATTAATGCCCACATCATCCCTGAAATTTAATctgtgatttataaattttgttgtcctttttttaactttataaatttagaatgaCCGAACATTgaataattactatattatttcgCAGATTCTACGAATAAATACGAAGTATAACATAATTTGGGTCCTGGGACAAAATATACCTGGCGAAACCAACACTTACTGTTACATGTTTGATACAATACTTCCTCTGAGGCGACATAAGGAAGCGCCGAATTTCCCTACTTATTTACCAAGCATTACCGAAGAATCGCTTCCTGAGGAAATGTATGCAGATGATGTACATCGATTTATTGATCCCACGATAGAATTTAAAGAAGAGTCTTaattatgtgtgtatatatatatatattcgtatattacattaaaaaaatgtataattccagataatttattatttatacagtttacgtaattgaaattataatttataaatataggtTATAGAAGGTAGGTTATAGAAATTAAAGGATCGGCATAGGCACACATTCGCCTTCTACGTCTTGATTAATGAGTCGAGATAAAATTATCGACTGATAGTTAAAGTGTGCCGAATTAACAttggaattttattagtttaatcTGCTCCTTCTTACAGAGATATTCACACTTATCAATTATGCTAGCAAAGAGTAGTCAATGATTCATTTATTTAGTAATcaatatcattataaatttaacatgcCTAAAATATAcacgaattattttataaaagtaatatcgCTAACCAAGACTCGTCCTGAGTTAGATTAGAGAACAGCATGATCAAGCAATAGAAATCCTTTTTATTTCCTGTGCATCCCAACGTGCAGctaattagattttactagAATAATTTACTCGTATATGTTTCATTAGCTCCGAAGCTAATGACTTCGCTAATACGTTTATcatgtattataaaagaaaagaggtAACGTATACATTTATCAGAgtaaggaaagaaaaaaatcaaagtacATAGACACTCGGTTTGATAATTACCAGCTCCTTCATTCCACaatcaattatcttacttgCGTTCTGGCTTTCCAGTACggataaattgataaatcacACATTAGATCAGCAAACGCGATAATTCTCAATTCATTAGCAGTAAATTCATATTGCTATGCTTTCATCGGAGCAGGAAGATGTAGAAATAGGAAAGAGAAAGCAAGATGGCTCCACGTTGGAGTTTGTCGGGGGACGGCACAATTGGATAAAAAGTGGAGGCCCTCTCAGAATTTATAACCTTCACTCGGAATACTCGTCGTCTGATCAAATTCAAAAGCTTCCTGTGACGTCAAAGGTGCATCATCCGCCTGAAATCAATGATTATATATAGGTAAAACTTGAAAGTATATAAAGTCTGATTTCAAAATACTAAAACCTCcctttttaatgattaaaaattcatattatgaataaattataaatatgaaaaaaaatattttacctcTTCTGAGAAatattgctcgatgatatcgtatgctaatttgtaaatatctaCATTTTCATGGTTTTGcaacaattcaattttatccaaacctgtaaataaaaaaatatatataaatacattttattgtgGACTTtgcaatatgtaaaatatacaaatacgtaaaagtataaaagtagATAAAGAAGAGATAAagattatagataaaataataaaatatactaacCGGAACATTCTTCGATCATGTTTGCCAAATGTTCAACGTGTGGACCCGCGAGTTTAAGCATGTTGTGGATGCCATCTAATACCACCTGTACAACTTGAGTATCTTTACACGACAAGAGATCGCAAAATGGACCAATAACACCTTCTTGTATAAGTCGCGCAACTTGTTCTCTGTTACCGCTTATAGTGAGATTGCTAATTGCCCATGCAGCTTCTTTCTGAGTTTGAAACTCTCCCTgttgaaaagaataaatgtaataatgtgcaaagtaatattaaagtaCACATTTTGTTTGCACAAAACTGTAAGCCTTACCTTTGCTAAATTACGAATAATAAGTGGTAATAATCCCGCATCGATAACCGCTTGGACTTGGGATTGATTGCCAGCGGTAATATTCGAAAGAAACCAAACTGCTTCTTTACAAATCTTTTCCTTGGGATGAGTCAATAAATTGGGAAAATGCGAAAGAGCATCACAATTTAAAACAGTTTGCGTTTGCTCATCTGTACCAGTCACAATATTTCCGACTGCTCGAAGAGCAGCAGTTTGGACTTTAACTTCTTTGTGCGAAAGAAGCGGTATTAGACGTGGCACAACACCGCTGTCTATAACCATTTGAATTTGCTCGTTTCCACCATCAGTCAAATAGCTCAAGGCCCACACGGTATCAACAAGAatctattgaaaaaataattataaaattatttaataattcgtcCATTAtcttaagaaataaatgtgatGAAAAAATTGGACACTATGGAATTGGTAAAAGCCatcttttttgcaattttatttttttagatttttcttttgttaaattaaaaaaacattcataTGGATGTTAATACTTACATTAATGTCGCTATGATGAATAAGCACATTTAGAGCAGGCAAAATATCCTTTATGGTTTGAACTGGAGGCGGTGGATCTTTATTCCTACATAAGTTTACAATGACCCATGTTACATTACGTAAAAACGTAATAGGTATATCTGGTTTAATAAATGTTAGCAATGGCTGTACAACACCAAGATTAATAACGTAATCTCTAGGTTGGGGACCATCTCCAATAATGTTACCTGCaagaaataagtaataatatcaCAACTTAtacatatctaaaatttttcaacatattttgaataaaaagagaCATTATATATGGTTTAaacatagaaatttatataatcaaatagcATACCTAAGGCCCACACAGCTTGTTCACACACATTCTGCTGACTTGAAAGTAACAAGTGCAAAAAGAGTGGAACTGCACCAGCAGCTACCACAGCTTGCGTTTGAGCCGATGTTCCACTTGCAATATTTGTTAAAGCCCAGGCTGCTTCAAATTGCAACGATGGACTAGagaataataatgacaaaagttacataaatatctcacatagataaatatataacataatatacattatcttcaaaattacataaaattacaaaattttaacaaaaagttGTATAAAGATATAGCAAAGACACATATCtacaagtataaaaaaattgtaataatacatttttcttacttGTTATGCTGTTCGAGACAACGAACTAAAATTGGTAAAATGCCACTCTCTATCAATGGATCAATAGGCGGATTACGATCTGAAGATAATAATTTCCTTGCTGATTGCACAGCTTGTAATTGTACTGCTGGGTCTGAACTGCCTGCTTTTGCTACCAGTTCTTCCAAACTCATCTTCgaaagatttttatcaatgtCATCCTCATCtgtttgaaagaaaatagaaagaaaatagaaCAGGTTAGTACTGCAATATGTGtacatatgatatatatttgaaatgttttcagattatataaaaaaattagaaagatattttctcactatttaatataatttaattgatatttggTTACTTCtattagttatataaatatatggtgttaatttaattttgttgtaagtgcaaaatatttttcagatggTACtgattcttttttcaatttcctTTAGTAATTTGTgtagtttaaataaagtataaagcTTATTGTATTCGTATTTGTAAAAGTCaaagttagaaaaataaaaatgtgattttaataatatcacaaataaaaattaagtattttgttttttgccTTTAAAagagttaatttaaaatattatcaatttagcttactctatataaatttaaaaaagtacatattattaagtattacatacttaaatatttattgcatctaatattagaaatattaataaaaaattgctacatgtaaaaataaattacaataaaaataatttttcaatattacctGTTGAATCTGTAATAGGTACATTTCGTCTTTTTTGTAATGTCTCCTCCCGcttatttttacgtaattcTACTGTCACTTCATTGCGTCTTCTTCTCATCtcctaaaaatattaattataatgttcacTTTTTGTAATGTTGCttctaaattataatgtatcatttgtcataataattcttttccaAATCATTATCTCTAGTACATAACACAATTCCAAAATATAAGACCATTGTACAAAACCAAACAATAAAGTCTTAACAATGGAAAGGTTGTCTagatatattatgtgctcATGACTTGGAGTCCCATGGCTCCTTTTTTATGGCTTATTTTCTATGATTAGTTTTCTATGGCTAATCTTGTCCTTCTCTATCTATACTTATAGAGGTCAATGTCCACGATGAAGTAGACGATAGATAGATAGTCCATGATAGAAATCGGTCCGAGAAATGTATAACCAATCaacttgcattttttatagaaaaacagCAATTTTATTGGCTATATGTTTATCGGACCgatttctagcatcgtggacattGGCCTTTAAGAATAAAACACGAACCTATTATTACTGGTCACTATACAATATCAGTcgatttctaaatattttttaaatcactttATACATCATAATTTTgactacaaaattataaaaatataaaaataaattgtgttcAATTAATAGAACTATAATGAAATTGCTGAtcgtgttttatataaatgaagtATAtagtagaaatatttaaaggaAGGAGATTTTTCTATACGATTCATGATATAAATACATGAACACAAGTAATTTGTCTAATCTCGAGAAAAGGAAactacataatatatatcaataaaatcttaatgAAAATGATACCATAAAGTCATTATATATCTTGAAATGCATTATCATATATATGATTTCAAGAtaattatggaaataataaaacaaatttcaatacaaattataaaagaataaaatagaaaaaaaaattaaatataaaaaagcaaaagaataaaaaagatagagataaaatgataaaaaaaaagctttccattaatgtgaaaaatggaaagatgagaaaaaatagatgaaaaacaaaggaaaaggagaaatatgaaagaaaaatgaaaggaaagaaaggaagttCGATGTATCTACGCCTGCataaattcatgaaaaatgATATCATGCATTGCGACAGACGTGCAAGACTTCCGaccttaataaataatttttatcacgcTAAAAGCTCAACTATCGCCCGTGGAAAGGCAATAACGATTTACTCACCTCCTGATCCTTGCCTTTGTTCTTAAACACCATCATTCGGTTCTTATTTTGCACTGGAATGTCGGCCgccattttttcaataacCAATTTCCGTGCTCGCGGTAGATCAATGTGCGCCGGCACGCGGTTCCTCGTACGTTATTGCGAAATCTCACGTTCACGTAAAACTTGTACCGTTCGCTATCTTGCGCCGTTACGATATCCGTTTCAATACGATCGGATCTACAATGAGACCGACTGCATACCGTTTCAGGATTTACTATGCGGTCGCACGTCAATATGCAATATCATGCATAACGCTCGATCACGTAACAATTGCTGCCGTCCGGTCGGTATTTCGACGCTGTCCAGTATATGTCTGGCTATCGTTTTCCCGTCGCTCACACTGGCCCacctatttcttttttcgcaCACGATATTAGTTGCGAATAGTGAACAGGTCGAACAGGAACAGACCACGGACACGAACGTTTCCAGTGCGTTCCTAAAAGAACGCAAAAAAGCTGTTGACTATGCAAACTGGGTTGCTACTTCAGTGCTGATCGTTGCACGGAGATAGTCTTCCGGTTTTCCGAAAAAGAGGGAAACGATGAGAAGacaggagagagaaagatattatgcttgaaatattttttttttaaatataagtatatttattcgtATAAAATAGTCGCTatgttgattaaatattttattgcgcgCGTTTACTTAAGCAGTATgtagcaaataaattttaccgAGTActatttttctagaaaattgaagaaaaactAACTATGTTTCGCATAAAATTCgagaattctttatttatttctaagaaGAATTCAAGATTTCTTAGCTTCGGAAATTACGAATGAAAGTCGGAGAAGCGACAGCCCTGGTCGGAAATCGTGCGTCCCGAAACGTTTCACTTATTGCTCACATCTGCTCTTTGTGGCTACGCTGAGTAAAGCCAGCGATACACGGTGTGTTTTTGCTTGCTGGATTGGTTGCGAGCTAGTAAAATACtcgaaatatcaatatatatcaaatagtTTCGACTCGACAATCAATAACGATCAACAAAAAGCAGAGCAACattctgttttgttttgttcaTTTCCAACGCCCTATGTCCGCATGGTCGCTGTATCGACCAATCGTGTGGCAGTCTGTGTAGTGTAATTGCAGCAAATGATTGGTCGATTGTACATGAAGTTTGTCCGATCAAACTCTAAAGTTGCTACACTGTGTATGCGATATAATTACGATACAACCAGtcgtatataattaaatatggcCGTATAGATAAGGCGGTTTGCTCATCCGGTGACAGAagtgaagaagaaagagaagagtGTGAAATAGTGGGAGATCGACGCAAAGAGAGAAGCTGAGacgaaaaaagtaaagatCACACCGTATCAGCTGATTGGAAACAAAGGACAATCGTGAGAAGGATGAAGGCCAGAGAAATTCGATTGTAAGTAGTTGcacaacattttaat from Linepithema humile isolate Giens D197 chromosome 2, Lhum_UNIL_v1.0, whole genome shotgun sequence encodes:
- the Kap-alpha3 gene encoding importin subunit alpha-4, with translation MAADIPVQNKNRMMVFKNKGKDQEEMRRRRNEVTVELRKNKREETLQKRRNVPITDSTDEDDIDKNLSKMSLEELVAKAGSSDPAVQLQAVQSARKLLSSDRNPPIDPLIESGILPILVRCLEQHNNPSLQFEAAWALTNIASGTSAQTQAVVAAGAVPLFLHLLLSSQQNVCEQAVWALGNIIGDGPQPRDYVINLGVVQPLLTFIKPDIPITFLRNVTWVIVNLCRNKDPPPPVQTIKDILPALNVLIHHSDINILVDTVWALSYLTDGGNEQIQMVIDSGVVPRLIPLLSHKEVKVQTAALRAVGNIVTGTDEQTQTVLNCDALSHFPNLLTHPKEKICKEAVWFLSNITAGNQSQVQAVIDAGLLPLIIRNLAKGEFQTQKEAAWAISNLTISGNREQVARLIQEGVIGPFCDLLSCKDTQVVQVVLDGIHNMLKLAGPHVEHLANMIEECSGLDKIELLQNHENVDIYKLAYDIIEQYFSEEADDAPLTSQEAFEFDQTTSIPSEGYKF
- the mRpL3 gene encoding large ribosomal subunit protein uL3m produces the protein MTSLLKNINGLQLFHKCLKQSINVTSIPKREKYIPSLKTRYRLPQWLPKPLHVRHDERLTEDNKQFLEEVVQDKYGPPNIGFGMSLSPLKIDPIEPITEWKPNMKRTGLIAKKIGIYPLWLKNGKKVTSTLLQIVDNEVVKYIPPEKFNPVISSKPAIQIKNRLGCLVVGAENINPQLVTKEYYGIFNDTGVMPKRILRRFMISPEAALQPGTPLFAAHFKIGDVVDIRAKTIDRGFQGVMKRWGFKGMPASHGVTKTHRRPGNIGSGGTKARVMPGTKMPGHMGNRWRILRGVRILRINTKYNIIWVLGQNIPGETNTYCYMFDTILPLRRHKEAPNFPTYLPSITEESLPEEMYADDVHRFIDPTIEFKEES
- the shv gene encoding dnaJ homolog shv is translated as MLCVTSARMAGLKLNWVLFVNLTICVVLTIAGRDFYNILGLSRSASTHAVKKAYRQLAKELHPDKNKDDPDASQKFQDLGAAYEVLSDPEKRAMYDRCGEECLKKDGMMNNNMDPFASFFGDFSFHFGGESHQHHETPRGANVVIDLFVTLEELYSGNFIEITRNKPVMKAAKGTRKCNCRQELVTRNLGNGRFQMTQQQVCSECPNVKLVNEERVLEVEVEPGMVDGQETKFTAEGEPHLDGEPGDLILKIRTIPHPVFERRGDDLYTNITISMQDALIGFTMEITHLDGHKVTVQRDKVTKPGARIRKKGEGMPNYNNNNLHGTLHITVDVAFPDTDFTNEQKEEIKKLLQQSSVNRVYNGIRGN